A single region of the Nicotiana sylvestris chromosome 6, ASM39365v2, whole genome shotgun sequence genome encodes:
- the LOC138871567 gene encoding uncharacterized protein, translating into MDWLSPYHAILDCHAKTVTLALLQLPHLEWRGTPSHSTRSVISYVKAQYMVEKGCLAYLAYVRDSKAEVPSIDSVHVVHEFPEVFPSDLPGMPPDRDIDFCIDLAPGTHPISILPYCMASPELKELKEQLQDLLEKGFI; encoded by the coding sequence atggactggttatcaccttaccatgctatcttggactgtcatgccaagactgtgaccttagccttactgcAACTgccccatttagagtggagagggactcctagtcattctactcgcagtgttatttcgtatgtaaAGGCTCagtatatggtcgagaaggggtgtttggcttatttggcttatgttcgtgattccaaaGCTGAGGTCCCCTCCATTGATTCCGTGCACGTGGTTcacgagtttcctgaggtattcccttcagacctgccgggtatgccgcccgacagggatattgatttctgcattgatttggctccgggcactcatcccatttccaTTCTGCCATATTGCATGGcctcgccagagttgaaagagttgaaggagcagttgcaagacctgcttgagaagggtttcatttgA
- the LOC138871568 gene encoding uncharacterized protein encodes MEVQPGVVAQIGDGVTMSADTLWRLDRFTKLFTTTFSGASSEDPQDYLDSCHEVLRNMGIVETNGVNFAAFHLSGSAKTWWRDYCLARPAGLPSLSWEQFSALFLEKFLSVTQREAYRRQFERLQQGSIMVTQYETRSIDRARHALMAKKAGSEIIFQEAANVARRVEIVLSQGGCHRSDKRPRYSGRFNGTSSGGRDSYGRDYPPRPFQSTLQVSHGTSGGRGSHMHNYDQQPYSSPPTPIGAPPLQSFRGVHLGRHVQQQRACYTCGEPGHIARFCPRAPGSSQYQRSRAMVLAPGVPHPAQPARGGGRGARGGGRGHRGGAQTARDGGQPIVARPRDIVQGGGA; translated from the exons ATGGaggttcagccgggtgtagtggctCAGATCGGCGATGGAGTGACTATGTCCGCGGAtaccttgtggagattggacaggttcactaagctcttcactaccacttttagcggtgcatcttctgaggatccccaggattatctagacagttgtcatgaggttcttaggaacatgggcattgttgagaccaatggggtcaattttgctgcATTTCACctatctggatctgccaagacttggtggagggattattgcttagccagGCCAGCCGGGTTGCCATCTTTGTCATGGGAGCAATTTTCAgcgttgtttctggagaagtttctctctgttactcagagagaggcctataggaggcagtttgagcgcctccagcagggttccatcatggtcactcagtatgagaccaggtccATTGATcgagctcgccatgctctt atggccaagaaggccgggagtgagatcatatttcaggaggcggccaatgtggcccgccgAGTCGAGAtagttctgtcacagggaggttgtcataggtcggataagaggccccgttacTCAGGAAGATTTAacggtacctcgtctggaggtagagattcgtatggcAGAGACTATCCTCCCAGGCCCTTCCAGTCAACTCTCCAGGTTtcccatggtacttcaggtggtcgtggttctcacatgcacaATTATGATCAACAGCCTTATAGTTCACCACCAACTCCTATcggtgcaccgccgcttcagagttttcgagGTGTTCATTTAGGTCGACATGTTCAGCAGCAGAgagcttgttatacttgtggtgaaccaggtcacattgccagattttgccctcgagcaccgggtAGTTCTCAGTATCAGAGGTCTCGTGCCATGGTActggcaccaggtgttccacatcccgcccaaccagctagaggtgggggtagaggtgctagaggtggaggtagaggtcatagaggtggagctcagaccgccagAGATGGAGGCCAGCCAATAGTAGCCCGTCCCagagatatagttcagggtggtggggcctag